The Zobellia alginiliquefaciens genome contains a region encoding:
- a CDS encoding DUF5458 family protein encodes MADTQNNQKAAQLSEKPFAQQIKEKSDGLVKYGGYDLLESAIDDVQNLNPDRKARRKMFLTENNKKQEREELLKKLELWSETLKSGDDIIDLVQAADDKAALSQQVLTKNLKAALEETRELETSYRSVALFYKNTDLPSLKNVSIINAELDQLTDLDNTRFFDHIREELVSKYDRLDLRENYSLMVLPGYLGSKSVVDKWAKVAHDNKVTLVTDFAHLDEPDDVMEMFESANLASGDMYLSNTIMTCNWLVGRGKHDEVGEEEDVHVPPSGALAGKIYKTLMSQVTAGKKHGGLSEVDGVSFDLRKSEIANLENLGLVPMVNEYGKVMAFSAKTLFNGDNLGLQTYSVVRVFDYVAKVLMDFLNRRAFENFTTKTRNEIQSQIVRFLDDITGPDKLIENFEIRRFEQDPNQKDRIYLDVRLKPYFPAKNFMIKMDGQKGDEGTDWDTEYAQQ; translated from the coding sequence ATGGCCGATACACAGAACAACCAAAAAGCTGCTCAGCTTAGTGAAAAGCCCTTTGCGCAACAGATAAAGGAAAAATCGGACGGACTTGTCAAATACGGTGGATACGACCTTTTGGAGTCTGCCATTGACGATGTACAGAACTTAAACCCCGATCGTAAGGCGCGAAGAAAAATGTTCCTTACCGAAAACAATAAGAAGCAAGAGCGCGAAGAGCTTTTAAAGAAATTAGAACTTTGGTCAGAAACCCTTAAGTCTGGCGATGATATCATAGATTTGGTACAAGCGGCAGATGATAAAGCAGCTTTATCACAACAGGTACTTACAAAAAACTTAAAGGCAGCTCTAGAGGAAACACGAGAGTTGGAAACCTCTTACCGTTCCGTAGCTTTGTTCTATAAAAATACGGATTTACCTTCTTTAAAGAACGTTTCTATCATCAACGCGGAACTAGACCAACTTACAGATTTGGACAACACCCGTTTCTTTGATCATATACGTGAAGAACTGGTTTCTAAATACGATCGTTTAGACCTTCGTGAGAACTATTCACTTATGGTGCTTCCTGGATACTTGGGCTCTAAATCCGTAGTAGATAAATGGGCGAAGGTAGCTCATGACAATAAGGTAACCTTGGTAACGGATTTTGCGCATTTAGATGAGCCGGACGATGTTATGGAAATGTTTGAAAGTGCCAATCTTGCTAGTGGAGATATGTACTTGTCCAATACCATTATGACCTGTAACTGGTTGGTAGGCCGTGGCAAACATGATGAAGTAGGTGAAGAAGAAGATGTCCATGTACCGCCTTCTGGAGCACTTGCCGGTAAAATTTACAAAACCCTAATGTCTCAGGTAACTGCGGGTAAAAAGCACGGTGGCCTTAGTGAGGTAGATGGTGTAAGCTTTGATCTAAGAAAAAGCGAAATTGCTAATCTTGAGAACCTAGGATTGGTACCTATGGTGAACGAATATGGTAAGGTAATGGCATTTTCTGCCAAGACCCTTTTTAATGGAGACAATTTAGGTCTTCAGACGTATTCTGTAGTTCGTGTGTTTGATTATGTAGCCAAGGTGTTAATGGACTTTCTGAACCGTAGGGCTTTTGAGAATTTCACGACCAAAACGCGTAATGAGATACAATCTCAGATTGTACGCTTTTTAGATGATATTACCGGTCCGGATAAACTAATAGAGAATTTTGAGATCCGTAGGTTTGAGCAAGACCCGAACCAAAAAGACCGTATTTATTTAGATGTACGCCTAAAACCTTATTTCCCGGCCAAAAACTTTATGATCAAAATGGATGGTCAAAAAGGAGATGAAGGTACGGATTGGGATACGGAGTACGCACAACAGTAA